The following coding sequences lie in one Candidatus Cloacimonas sp. genomic window:
- a CDS encoding SBBP repeat-containing protein, protein MIGYANLKKAGNITIFTKHYYVYLNKANNIAIFTEHYYVYLNKAKQITVSPFTEHKYTFFNPVFDDYQAKEKTLREDTVKKTFLLIILVISSILLFAQNEDWLWAKQAGGTDYDWCNSIAVDANGNSYVTSNFNGCATFGTTTLTSSGVYDIFVAKLDSNGNWLWAKQAGGTNEDYGYSIAVDANGNSYVTGGFSGNATFGTTTLNSSGDPDIFVAKLDRNGNWLWAKQAGGTSGDCGNSIAVDDNGNNYVTGLFKSSATFGTTILTSSGSSDIFVAKLDNNGNWLWAKQAGGTSNDDKGYGIAADANGNSYLTGYFGGSATFGTITLTCSGWYDIFVAKIDSNGNWLWAKQAGGTDYDEGKSITVDTNGNSYVTGVFSGSATFGTTTLTSYDIFIAKLDSNGNWLWAKQAGGTVCDEGNSIAVDYDGNIYVTGWFSDSATFGNTTLTSSVHYVYSNNRDIFVTKLDSNGNWLWAKQAGGTGDDYSYSIAVDSDGNSYVTGNFYVIANFGTTTLTSSGSSDIFISKIGNLYQVLAPNGGEQWSMGSTKTVYWNFSAGNYVNIQLSLDNGANWIMLNSSPVEVALGRFSFTVPDVSSNQCLIKVVRTENCNCFDISDETFTISDNVPYYLLLTAPNYSKLQAGRNYSINWTASGTTMVNLTYSYDAGLTWNDIATSLPANLGTYEWTVPDISGPICYLKVSDSAQPAVYDWSDQSFSIYKIQLLSPNGGEIWGAESIKNISWSVANISNLKLEYSSDNGNSWLTIADNVSAAAGSYSWTLPNIISSQCLIKISDAADNTIWDISDNPFIIRPYIIVIDPNGNEYFTVNSIYSIFWLNTEEVSFVLIDYSIDGGVNWLPVHTSPYPASVGRYDWLVPNNPSTNCLIKVRNSDNSAIFDVSDEVFTINPVLLPPTVNFTADVTSGLQPLEVHFTDQSTAGTGNINAWNWDFGNGDNSNEQNPVYVYQDPGVYSVTLTVTNSADSTASLTRENYINVIQRVPEIEINPPTVLNFGIVYLGSSSAPSSVVISNTGTAELLVDNLSWEEPNSLFSLENIELPIAIPVGEETEISLLFTPQVAGTVSNNLYIHNNSVNSPLYTLKLRGTGEYVPPKPPNNLVCVIDGYDAVLTWDAVTETIFDTPIVPDYYLVFYNGSANPDGEFYFLGATPDLTYTHSLVGLHTTYMFYRVVAYKFYGRGKIDLINLGLTRGMTETEVRNILQAGETRISETRISGFKD, encoded by the coding sequence AACAACATTGCCATATTTACCGAACATTATTATGTTTATCTTAACAAAGCCAAGCAGATTACTGTTTCTCCTTTTACAGAACATAAATATACCTTTTTTAACCCTGTATTTGATGATTATCAAGCAAAAGAAAAAACTCTACGGGAGGATACCGTGAAAAAGACATTTTTACTTATTATCTTAGTTATCAGCTCAATATTACTTTTTGCTCAAAACGAGGATTGGCTCTGGGCAAAGCAAGCCGGGGGAACAGATTATGATTGGTGTAATAGCATTGCTGTTGATGCTAACGGAAACAGCTATGTTACAAGTAATTTTAATGGTTGTGCTACCTTCGGTACTACTACCTTAACCAGCAGTGGGGTGTATGACATCTTTGTTGCTAAGCTGGACAGCAACGGAAACTGGCTCTGGGCAAAGCAAGCTGGAGGGACAAATGAAGATTATGGCTATAGCATTGCAGTTGATGCCAACGGAAACAGTTATGTTACCGGTGGATTTTCTGGTAATGCTACCTTCGGAACTACTACTTTAAACAGCAGTGGTGATCCTGACATCTTTGTTGCCAAGTTGGATAGAAATGGTAACTGGCTCTGGGCAAAGCAAGCCGGAGGAACAAGTGGTGATTGTGGCAATAGCATTGCTGTTGATGATAACGGAAACAACTATGTTACCGGATTATTTAAAAGTAGTGCTACATTTGGAACTACTATTTTAACAAGCAGTGGAAGCTCTGACATCTTTGTTGCCAAGCTGGATAATAACGGTAACTGGCTATGGGCAAAGCAAGCCGGTGGAACAAGCAATGATGATAAAGGTTATGGAATTGCTGCTGATGCTAACGGAAACAGCTATTTAACAGGTTATTTTGGAGGAAGTGCTACCTTCGGCACTATTACCTTAACCTGCAGTGGTTGGTATGATATTTTTGTTGCTAAGATTGATAGCAACGGTAACTGGCTCTGGGCAAAGCAAGCCGGGGGAACAGATTATGATGAGGGAAAGAGCATTACTGTTGATACCAACGGTAACAGCTATGTTACAGGTGTTTTTTCTGGTAGTGCCACCTTTGGAACTACTACACTAACCAGTTATGACATATTTATTGCCAAACTGGACAGCAACGGGAACTGGCTCTGGGCAAAGCAAGCTGGGGGAACAGTTTGTGATGAGGGTAATAGCATTGCTGTTGATTACGACGGAAACATATATGTTACCGGTTGGTTTTCTGATAGTGCTACCTTCGGCAATACTACATTAACCAGTAGTGTACATTATGTATATTCTAATAACAGGGATATTTTTGTTACAAAGCTGGATAGTAACGGTAACTGGCTCTGGGCAAAGCAAGCCGGGGGAACAGGTGATGATTATAGCTATAGCATTGCTGTTGATTCCGATGGAAACAGCTATGTTACAGGTAATTTTTATGTTATTGCTAACTTCGGCACTACTACCTTAACAAGCAGTGGTAGCTCTGATATTTTTATCTCCAAAATAGGTAACCTTTATCAGGTCTTAGCTCCGAATGGAGGAGAACAGTGGAGTATGGGAAGCACAAAGACCGTTTACTGGAATTTTAGTGCAGGTAATTATGTAAATATCCAATTATCTTTGGATAATGGAGCAAATTGGATAATGCTAAATTCCAGTCCGGTTGAGGTAGCATTGGGAAGATTTTCCTTCACTGTCCCTGATGTAAGCTCCAATCAATGCTTAATAAAAGTGGTAAGAACAGAAAATTGTAATTGTTTTGATATTTCAGATGAGACATTCACTATTAGTGATAACGTGCCCTATTATTTATTATTAACGGCACCCAATTATTCTAAACTACAGGCAGGAAGAAACTATTCCATCAATTGGACAGCATCTGGAACCACTATGGTAAATTTAACTTATTCTTATGATGCTGGGCTTACCTGGAATGATATTGCTACTTCTCTTCCAGCCAATTTGGGAACTTATGAATGGACTGTTCCTGATATTAGTGGTCCTATCTGCTATTTAAAAGTATCCGATTCTGCCCAGCCCGCTGTTTACGATTGGAGTGACCAATCATTTAGTATTTATAAGATACAATTACTAAGTCCTAATGGTGGGGAAATATGGGGAGCTGAAAGTATAAAGAATATTAGCTGGTCAGTAGCTAATATTAGTAATTTAAAACTGGAATACAGTTCGGATAACGGCAATTCCTGGTTAACGATAGCCGATAATGTTTCTGCTGCTGCAGGCAGCTATAGCTGGACTTTGCCCAATATTATTTCCAGCCAATGTTTAATAAAAATCTCAGATGCTGCCGATAATACAATTTGGGATATAAGCGACAATCCCTTTATAATCCGCCCGTATATTATTGTAATTGACCCAAACGGGAATGAGTATTTTACAGTGAATAGTATATATAGTATATTTTGGTTAAATACGGAAGAGGTGTCCTTTGTTTTAATTGATTATAGTATTGATGGAGGAGTAAATTGGCTGCCTGTTCACACCAGTCCCTATCCTGCATCTGTAGGCAGATATGACTGGTTAGTGCCCAATAATCCTTCTACCAATTGTCTGATAAAAGTGCGCAATTCTGACAATAGCGCCATTTTTGATGTATCGGATGAGGTCTTTACTATCAATCCGGTATTATTGCCACCCACAGTGAATTTTACAGCTGATGTCACTTCCGGGTTACAGCCCCTGGAAGTTCATTTTACAGATCAATCCACTGCCGGAACGGGTAATATTAACGCTTGGAATTGGGATTTTGGCAATGGAGATAATTCCAATGAGCAAAACCCGGTTTATGTATATCAAGACCCGGGAGTGTATTCGGTTACACTAACGGTTACTAATTCTGCCGATTCTACTGCTTCCCTTACCAGAGAAAATTATATAAATGTTATCCAACGCGTTCCTGAGATAGAGATTAATCCGCCAACAGTCCTGAATTTCGGTATTGTGTATTTGGGTAGTAGTTCTGCTCCCTCTTCCGTTGTGATCAGCAATACTGGCACAGCCGAATTGCTTGTTGATAACCTTAGTTGGGAAGAACCCAATTCTCTCTTCAGTTTGGAAAACATAGAGCTTCCGATAGCTATCCCTGTGGGTGAAGAGACCGAAATATCTTTGCTATTTACTCCGCAGGTAGCAGGAACAGTTAGTAATAACCTTTATATCCACAATAATTCCGTAAATTCTCCGCTTTATACTTTAAAGCTGAGAGGCACTGGTGAATATGTTCCTCCGAAACCGCCCAATAACCTTGTCTGTGTAATAGATGGCTACGATGCTGTACTTACTTGGGATGCTGTAACTGAGACCATTTTTGATACCCCTATTGTGCCGGATTATTACCTTGTGTTTTATAATGGCTCAGCTAATCCCGACGGGGAGTTTTATTTTCTCGGTGCTACACCTGATTTAACTTATACGCACTCCTTAGTAGGTTTACATACAACATATATGTTTTATCGGGTTGTTGCCTATAAGTTTTATGGCAGAGGGAAAATTGACCTGATAAACTTGGGTTTGACCAGAGGAATGACCGAAACCGAAGTTAGGAATATATTGCAAGCGGGAGAAACGAGGATTTCAGAAACAAGGATTTCAGGATTTAAGGATTAA
- a CDS encoding SBBP repeat-containing protein, with amino-acid sequence MKKTFFLFILVLCSILLFAQTEEWLWAKQIGGTDNDSGNSIAIDANGNSYVTGYFSGSATFGNTTLTSSGRSDIFIAKMDNNGNWLWSKQAGGTNNDSGSRIAVDDNGNIYITGSFESSSITFGSITLTNSYSVNNDIFVAKLDSNGNWLWAKQAGGTNIDGSSGIAIDANGNSYVTGSFSSSSCYFGTITLTSSGSMDIFVAKLDSNGNWLWAKQAGGTDYDWGDGIAVDANGNSYVTGNFFINATFGTITLTSNGSYGIFVAKLDSNGNWLWAKQPEEAFYTEGLDIAVDANGNSYVTGIFQGSATFGATNLYSNFDYGNIFIAKMDSNGNWLWAKQAGGNDYYICNCMCYSIVVDDNGNSYVTGFFDGTATFGATTLTSIGYRDIFVTKLDSNGNWLWAKQAGGYSYVEGKNIAVDANGNSYVTGCFAESATFGTTTLTSSGGDDIFISKIGLPVYQVLAPNGGEQWRMGITKTIYWNSNMCNYVNIQLSMDNGVNWIMLNSSPIEETLGKFSFTVPYVSSSNCLIKVVSTINSSWFDISDETFSISSSEPYSLSFTEPNYSKLQAGRNYSINWTATGVNMVNLVYSCDAGLTWNSIATSLPANMGTYEWTVPDISAPICYLKVCDSSQPSVYDWSDQSFSICKLQLLNPNGLEIWGAQSRKNISWSVAYINNLKLEYSSDNGNSWVTIANYVSAATGSYSWIIPNINSNQCLIKISDASDDTIWDISDNPFTIRPQITIITPNGNEYITVYSIYNILWSSMEEGTFVVIDYSIDGGVNWLPVQASPINASIGRYDWFVPNNPSANCLVKVRDSANSAIFDVSDGVFTITPLIIPPTVSFTTDVTSGLQPLEVHFTDQSTAGTGNIYFWNWDFGNGDNSNEQNPVYVYHQPGVYSVTLTITNSYDSTASFTRENYITVIQRVPEIEVNPPTVLNFGIVYLGSSSAPFSVVISNTGTAELLIDNLSWEESNSLFSLVNIALPITIPAGEEAAISLLFTPQVAGTVSDTLYIHNNSVNSPLYTLELRGTGEYVPPKPPDNLVCVMDGYNAVLTWDAVTETIFDTPIVPDYYLVFYNGSANPDGEFYFHGATPDLTYTHSLVGLHAPYMFYRVVAYKFYGREIVDLRNLGLSRGMTETEVRNILQAGETRISE; translated from the coding sequence GTGAAAAAGACATTTTTTCTATTTATCTTAGTTCTCTGCTCAATATTACTTTTTGCCCAAACCGAGGAATGGCTCTGGGCAAAGCAAATCGGGGGAACAGATAATGATTCTGGCAATAGCATTGCTATTGATGCCAACGGAAACAGCTATGTAACTGGTTATTTTTCTGGTAGTGCTACCTTCGGCAATACTACTTTAACCAGCAGTGGAAGATCTGATATTTTTATTGCCAAAATGGATAACAATGGTAACTGGCTCTGGTCAAAGCAAGCTGGGGGAACAAATAATGATTCTGGTAGTAGAATTGCTGTTGATGACAACGGAAATATCTATATTACAGGAAGTTTTGAAAGTAGTAGCATAACCTTCGGCTCTATAACTTTAACAAATAGTTACAGTGTAAATAATGACATCTTTGTTGCCAAGTTGGATAGCAACGGTAACTGGCTCTGGGCAAAGCAAGCCGGGGGAACAAATATTGATGGAAGCAGTGGCATTGCTATTGATGCCAACGGAAACAGCTATGTTACAGGAAGTTTTTCTAGTAGTAGTTGTTACTTCGGCACTATTACTTTAACCAGCAGTGGTAGTATGGATATCTTTGTTGCCAAGCTGGATAGCAACGGTAACTGGCTCTGGGCAAAGCAAGCCGGGGGAACAGATTATGATTGGGGAGATGGTATTGCTGTTGATGCTAATGGAAACAGCTATGTTACTGGTAATTTTTTTATTAATGCTACATTCGGCACTATTACTTTAACCAGTAATGGTAGTTATGGCATCTTTGTTGCCAAGCTGGACAGCAACGGTAACTGGCTCTGGGCAAAGCAACCTGAAGAAGCATTTTATACTGAAGGCCTGGACATTGCTGTTGATGCCAATGGTAACAGCTATGTTACAGGTATTTTTCAAGGAAGTGCTACTTTTGGAGCTACTAACCTATACAGTAACTTTGATTATGGGAATATATTTATAGCAAAGATGGATAGCAATGGTAACTGGCTCTGGGCAAAGCAAGCTGGGGGAAATGATTATTATATTTGCAATTGTATGTGCTATAGCATTGTTGTTGATGACAACGGTAACAGCTATGTTACAGGTTTTTTTGATGGTACCGCTACATTTGGAGCTACTACCTTAACAAGCATTGGTTATCGGGATATCTTTGTTACCAAGCTGGATAGCAACGGTAACTGGCTCTGGGCAAAGCAAGCGGGTGGATATAGTTATGTAGAAGGCAAAAACATTGCTGTAGACGCAAACGGAAACAGCTATGTTACAGGTTGTTTTGCAGAAAGTGCTACCTTTGGCACTACTACCTTAACCAGCAGTGGTGGAGATGACATTTTTATCTCCAAAATAGGTTTACCTGTTTATCAGGTCTTAGCTCCGAATGGGGGAGAACAATGGAGGATGGGAATCACAAAAACCATTTACTGGAATTCTAATATGTGTAATTATGTAAATATCCAATTATCAATGGATAATGGAGTAAATTGGATAATGCTGAATTCCAGTCCAATTGAGGAGACCTTAGGCAAATTTTCTTTCACCGTCCCTTATGTAAGCTCCAGTAATTGTCTAATTAAAGTGGTAAGCACTATAAACAGCTCCTGGTTTGATATTTCAGATGAGACATTTTCTATTAGCAGTTCAGAGCCCTATTCTTTATCTTTCACGGAGCCCAATTATTCTAAGTTACAAGCAGGAAGAAATTACTCCATCAATTGGACAGCAACAGGAGTCAATATGGTAAATTTAGTTTATTCCTGTGATGCTGGGCTTACCTGGAATAGTATTGCTACTTCTCTTCCTGCCAATATGGGAACTTATGAATGGACTGTTCCTGATATTAGTGCTCCTATCTGCTACTTAAAAGTATGCGATTCTTCCCAGCCCTCTGTTTACGATTGGAGTGACCAGTCATTTAGTATTTGTAAGTTACAATTGCTCAACCCTAATGGTCTAGAAATATGGGGAGCTCAGAGTAGAAAGAATATTAGCTGGTCAGTAGCTTATATCAATAATCTGAAACTGGAATACAGCTCTGATAATGGCAATTCCTGGGTAACGATAGCCAATTATGTTTCTGCTGCTACAGGAAGTTATAGTTGGATTATACCTAATATTAATTCCAATCAATGCTTAATCAAAATCTCGGATGCCTCCGATGATACAATTTGGGATATAAGCGATAATCCCTTTACCATCCGTCCACAAATTACAATAATTACTCCTAATGGTAATGAATACATAACAGTTTATAGTATTTATAATATACTTTGGTCAAGTATGGAAGAGGGAACTTTTGTTGTAATTGATTATAGTATTGATGGAGGAGTAAACTGGCTACCTGTTCAAGCCAGTCCTATAAATGCTTCAATCGGGAGATATGATTGGTTTGTACCCAATAATCCCTCTGCCAATTGTCTGGTAAAAGTTCGCGATTCTGCCAATAGTGCCATTTTTGATGTATCGGATGGTGTTTTTACTATCACTCCTTTAATTATACCACCCACAGTGAGTTTTACAACTGATGTCACTTCCGGGTTACAGCCCTTGGAAGTTCATTTTACTGACCAATCCACTGCCGGAACGGGCAATATTTACTTTTGGAATTGGGATTTTGGCAATGGAGATAATTCTAATGAACAAAATCCTGTTTATGTATATCATCAGCCGGGGGTGTATTCAGTTACGCTAACAATTACCAATTCTTACGATTCTACCGCTTCCTTTACCAGAGAGAATTATATAACTGTTATCCAACGTGTTCCCGAGATAGAGGTTAATCCGCCAACAGTCCTGAATTTCGGTATTGTTTATCTGGGCAGTAGTTCTGCTCCCTTTTCCGTTGTGATCAGCAATACCGGCACAGCAGAGTTGCTTATTGATAACCTTAGTTGGGAAGAATCCAATTCTCTCTTCAGTTTGGTAAATATAGCACTTCCGATAACTATTCCCGCAGGAGAAGAAGCCGCAATATCTTTGCTTTTTACTCCGCAGGTGGCAGGAACAGTTAGTGATACCCTTTATATTCACAATAATTCCGTAAATTCTCCGCTTTATACTTTAGAGCTAAGAGGCACGGGTGAATATGTTCCTCCAAAACCACCTGATAACCTTGTCTGCGTGATGGATGGCTACAATGCTGTTCTTACCTGGGATGCAGTAACGGAGACCAT